A region from the Cyprinus carpio isolate SPL01 unplaced genomic scaffold, ASM1834038v1 S000006503, whole genome shotgun sequence genome encodes:
- the LOC109072976 gene encoding uncharacterized protein LOC109072976 isoform X2: MNGGLTGLERHEGGSGQRKLNVVAPEAKGYTGSYLIKTLDFMDSSLAVTDVKVACLMCSAMYPQDCGERCEGTLNMDLNIPEQKQDKQKRWSCSCRSRQQTLQHCLTSLKDW, encoded by the exons atgaacggaggtcttacgggtttggaacgacatgagg GTGGATCAGGTCAGCGAAAGTTGAATGTTGTTGCACCAGAAGCGAAAGGATACACAGGATCCTACCTCATTAAAACA TTGGATTTTATGGATTCATCTTTGGCAGTGACGGATGTCAAG GTAGCTTGTCTTATGTGTTCGGCCATGTATCCACAAGACTGTGGGGAAAG ATGTGAAGGTACACTAAACATGGATTTGAATATTCCAGAGCAAAAGCAAGACAAGCAGAAGAGGTGGTCTTGCTCTTGTag atcgAGACAGCAGACACTACAGCATTGCTTGACATCTCTGAAAGACTGGTAG
- the LOC109072976 gene encoding uncharacterized protein LOC109072976 isoform X3, which produces MVIKLRSCDVVVTLSIGGSGQRKLNVVAPEAKGYTGSYLIKTLDFMDSSLAVTDVKVACLMCSAMYPQDCGERCEGTLNMDLNIPEQKQDKQKRWSCSYRDSRHYSIA; this is translated from the exons ATGGTAATAAAATTACGGTCATGCGACGTCGTAGTTACGTTGTCAATTG GTGGATCAGGTCAGCGAAAGTTGAATGTTGTTGCACCAGAAGCGAAAGGATACACAGGATCCTACCTCATTAAAACA TTGGATTTTATGGATTCATCTTTGGCAGTGACGGATGTCAAG GTAGCTTGTCTTATGTGTTCGGCCATGTATCCACAAGACTGTGGGGAAAG ATGTGAAGGTACACTAAACATGGATTTGAATATTCCAGAGCAAAAGCAAGACAAGCAGAAGAGGTGGTCTTGCTCTT atcgAGACAGCAGACACTACAGCATTGCTTGA